The following coding sequences lie in one Haematobia irritans isolate KBUSLIRL chromosome 3, ASM5000362v1, whole genome shotgun sequence genomic window:
- the LOC142230754 gene encoding uncharacterized protein LOC142230754 produces MIVSTKNISIFLIFIFCGEFLYNEAKIIKFTKLECKDYDKSFVHFKQCQLKAIGRNRIALQLIANLKKKIDDTLIINAELFRKSHDFRPFMYNDTMEFCGFIKNPNRYMFWKILVQEMIQFTNVNHTCPYEGDIIVKDLILEENMLKTLPFPSNDYMVHLKAILQDEVKAELKIYVLLVE; encoded by the exons atgatagtctcaacaaaaaatattagcaTATTTCTGATTTTCATATTCTGTGGAGAATTTCTATATAATGAggcgaaaattataaaattcacaAAGCTGGAGTGTAAAGACTATGATAAATCGTTTGTACATTTTAAACAGTGTCAATTGAAGGCTATAGGACGCAATAGAATTGCATTGCAATTAATTGCgaatttaaagaagaaaatcgatGATACTCTCATT ATTAATGCTGAATTATTTAGGAAAAGTCATGATTTTCGCCCGTTTATGTATAACGATACCATGgaattttgtggttttataaaaaatcccaATCGAtatatgttttggaagattctggtgcaagaaatgattcaaTTCACCAATGTGAACCATACTTGTCCCTATGAG GGTGATATAATAGTCAAAGATTTAATATTGgaagaaaatatgttgaaaaccTTACCCTTTCCCTCCAATGACTATATGGTCCATTTAAAGGCAATTTTACAAGATGAAGTGAAAGCTGAATTGAAAATCTATGTCCTATTGGTTGAGTAA